The nucleotide sequence CAAGAAAAACGGATTCTCGGTAAATGGCAACTACGAACTTGTAGATGAAAAAGGCGAAGTTGTAAAAAAAATACGTAAGCTCGAAAACGAAGAAATAGACTTAATAGTCCGCCGTGTTTCCCGCATCGTAAAAATCGGAATGTTTATGGATCGGTATCCCAATGAGCTTTCAGGCGGACAGCAGCAAAGGGTTGCCATTGCCCGAACCCTGGCTCCCGGGCCCAAGGTGCTTTTTATGGATGAGCCTCTTTCAAACCTTGATGCAAAACTCAGGCTTGAAATGCGGAGCGAATTGCAGCGCCTCCATTTGGATACAAAATCGACATTCATCTATGTTACCCATGATCAGCTGGAGGCTATGACTCTGGCAACAAAGATATGCTTGATGGATAATGGTCTTTTGCAGCAATATGATGCCCCCTTGGATATCTATGAAAAACCGGTAAACTTATTTACCGCAGACTTTATAGGAAATCCTTCGATAAATTTTATAGAAGCTGCGGGTGAAACTTCTGCAGACGGAGATTTTAATTTAAGCTGTTTAGAAGGCTTGCAATTTAAGTTTAAACCTGCTCAGAAAATCGACTATAAAGAATGGCTTTTGCAAACGGAGGCTGAAATTAAAAAACAAAGAGAAGAAGAAGCCGAGCGCACAAAAAATGCAGAAAAGGAAAATAAAATTTTGCCTTTTAAGTACCACATTGCAAAGGCCGATGAAGCAGAGTTTGATTTAAATTCTCCGGCACCTACTGAAAAAGATTTTATCATCGGAGTCCGTCCTGAGTTTATTAAAATACACGAAAACGGAAAACTGACAGGTTCTATATACAGCTCGATGCCCACAGGTATGGAAACTACCGTCAAAATTAAAGTTGGAAATCTCCTTTT is from Treponema denticola and encodes:
- a CDS encoding ABC transporter ATP-binding protein; translated protein: MPEIILQNLTKRWGKFYGTDNLNLTIENNSFITLLGPSGCGKTTTLRMIAGLETPTSGKIIIDGETVFDSEQGINIPANKRKVGFLFQNYALWPNMTVYENISFGLKNIKELMPLCDFEIKRIDDLKKILNECEKTVEIIIDSQTKDKKKGNKLDEKTALIKLIDNFIISEYTAKTVLSYGLEKAENREEKVRSIISGLDEKRASLLDKHKKNGFSVNGNYELVDEKGEVVKKIRKLENEEIDLIVRRVSRIVKIGMFMDRYPNELSGGQQQRVAIARTLAPGPKVLFMDEPLSNLDAKLRLEMRSELQRLHLDTKSTFIYVTHDQLEAMTLATKICLMDNGLLQQYDAPLDIYEKPVNLFTADFIGNPSINFIEAAGETSADGDFNLSCLEGLQFKFKPAQKIDYKEWLLQTEAEIKKQREEEAERTKNAEKENKILPFKYHIAKADEAEFDLNSPAPTEKDFIIGVRPEFIKIHENGKLTGSIYSSMPTGMETTVKIKVGNLLLTGVVFLNITYRIGEKIKFDIEGDRIMLFSSLNQRLVSLGCLEKENMKNS